A genomic window from Fusarium falciforme chromosome 2, complete sequence includes:
- a CDS encoding L-galactonate dehydratase: protein MAEITITGWKTRDVRFPTSLDGTGSDAMNAAGNYSSAYCILETDSQYTGHGMTFTIGRGNDIVCAAINHVAERLKGKTLSSLVSNWGKTWRYLVNDSQLRWIGPEKGVIHLALGAVVNAVWDLWAKTLNKPVWRIVADMTPEEFVSCIDFRYITDAITPEEAVAMLKEQEATKPQRLEEALNSRAVPAYTTSAGWLGYGEDKMKSLLQETLNAGYRHFKVKVGGDIERDRKRLGIAREVIGYDKGNVLMTDANQVWSVPEAIDYMKQLADFKPWFIEEPTSPDDVLGHKAVREALKPYGIGVATGEMCQNRVIFKQLLQTGAIDVCQIDACRMGGVNEVLAVLLMAKKFGVPIVPHSGGVGLPEYTQHLSTIDYVVVSGKLSVLEYVDHLHEHFLHPSVIKDGYYTTPTEPGYSVEMKPESMDRYLYPGEKGVSWWTSEEARVILDGEKI, encoded by the exons ATGGCTGAGATCACCATTACCGGCTGGAAGACCCGCGATGTTCGGTTTCCCACGTCCCTCGACGGAACTGGCTCAGATGCCATGAACGCCGCTGGCAACTACTCATCCGCCTACTGCATTCTCGAGACCGACTCACAATACACCGGCCATGGAATG ACCTTCACCATCGGCCGCGGAAACGACATTGTCTGCGCCGCCATCAACCACGTCGCCGAGCgcctcaagggcaagaccctctcctccctcgTGTCAAACTGGGGCAAGACATGGCGCTACCTCGTCAACGACAGCCAGCTCCGATGGATCGGCCCCGAGAAGGGTGTCATCCACCTCGCCCTCGGCGCCGTCGTCAACGCCGTCTGGGACCTGTGGGCCAAGACCCTCAACAAGCCTGTCTGGCGCATCGTCGCCGACATGACTCCCGAGGAGTTTGTCAGCTGCATCGACTTCCGCTACATCACCGATGCCATCACCCCTGAGGAGGCTGTGGCGATGCTCAAGGAGCAGGAGGCCACCAAGCCTCAGCGTCTGGAGGAGGCGCTCAACAGCAGAGCTGTGCCTGCCTACACGACGagtgctggctggctgggctaTGGCGAGGACAAGATGAAGTCTCTTCTCCAGGAGACTCTCAACGCGGGATACCGTcacttcaaggtcaaggtcggtGGTGACATTGAGCGAGACCGAAAGCGTTTGGGCATTGCTCGCGAGGTCATTGGTTATGACAAGGGCAACGTGCTCATGACCGACGCCAACCAGGTGTGGTCTGTCCCCGAGGCTATCGACTACATGAAGCAGCTCGCCGACTTCAAGCCGTGGTTCATCGAGGAGCCTACTTCACCTGATGATGTCCTCGGCCACAAGGCTGTGCGGGAGGCACTCAAGCCTTACGGCATTGGTGTCGCCACAGGAGAGATGTGTCAGAACCGTGTCATCTTCAAGCAGCTTCTCCAGACTGGTGCCATTGACGTGTGTCAGATCGACGCCTGCCGCATGGGCGGTGTCAACGAGGTGTTGGCCGTGCTTctcatggccaagaagtTCGGAGTGCCCATCGTGCCTCACTCTGGTGGTGTCGGTCTCCCCGAGTACACTCAGCACCTGAGCACCATCGACTACGTCGTCGTCTCTGGCAAGCTGTCTGTGCTCGAGTACGTGGACCACCTTCACGAGCACTTCCTCCACCCTTCGGTGATCAAGGACGGATACTACACCACCCCCACGGAACCGGGTTACAGTGTCGAGATGAAGCCCGAGAGCATGGATCGGTACCTCTACCCTGGTGAGAAGGGTGTGAGTTGGTGGACTTCTGAGGAAGCTAGGGTTATCCTCGATGGTGAGAAGATTTAA
- a CDS encoding GPI mannosyltransferase 2, with amino-acid sequence MNLLDHATHPILTLTAAFTGWKALLLSIAVGASIGPDYDTSTSLFFEAVHKDTPGHASLAARLTRWDALYFMHDARVGKVYEQEWAFGVGLPVVVRGVRHLLGVDALEATVAVAVSHVSHLIAALALYQLTVILFGNRRLAFLAAAVHIFSPAGLFLSAPYAESTFSCLSFVGNLLFAIGFKNGPDSLQRNVAVVGAGLAYGIAATFRSNGLFGGILFAIEAIRNLLALTNGFSISKVLRLVAPVIGGLLVAVGFVAPQVIAWMRYCNVEGELRPWCVRLMPSIYTFVQEEYWDVGFLKYWTPNQIPLFLLAAPMLTLLIKSGTELMGESNLSLRAIDSQGRVLVRTLAGMQTLLAVLAITNYHVQIISRLSSGYPAWYWWVASCLMDKKRSSLGYGIVVFITIYAAIQGGLFASFLPPA; translated from the exons ATGAACCTCCTCGACCATGCCACGCACCCAATCCTCACCCTAACAGCCGCATTCACCGGCTGGAaggccctcctcctctccataGCCGTCGGCGCGTCCATCGGGCCAGACTATGACACGTCGACGTCGTTGTTTTTCGAGGCTGTGCACAAGGACACGCCTGGGCATGCTTCCCTCGCTGCGCGGCTGACGAGGTGGGATGCTTTGTATTTTATGCATGATGCACGTGTTGGAAAGGTTTATGAGCAGGAGTGGGCTTTTGGTGTTGGGCTACCTGTCGTTGTGCGTGGTGTGAGGCATCTGCTGGGGGTTGATGCCTTGGAGGCTACCGTTGCCGTCGCCGTCTCTCACGTCTCGCATCTCATCGCCGCGCTGGCGCTGTATCAGCTCACCGTCATTCTCTTTGGGAACCGGAGGCTTGCGTTCTTGGCGGCTGCTGTGCACATCTTCTCCCCGGCGGGACTGTTCTTGTCAGCTCCGTACGCCGAGAGCACGTTTTCATGTCTTTCGTTTGTTGGAAACCTTCTCTTTGCCATTGGCTTCAAGAACGGTCCCGACTCCCTGCAAAGAAACGTCGCCGTTGTGGGAGCAGGTCTGGCGTACGGCATCGCAGCCACTTTCCGGAGCAACGGGCTCTTTGGCGGCATCCTGTTTGCCATCGAAGCTATCAGGAACCTTTTAGCGCTCACCAACGGCTTCAGCATCTCCAAGGTTTTGAGATTAGTTGCGCCTGTGATTGGAGGTCTGCTTGTCGCGGTCGGGTTTGTTGCGCCGCAGGTGATTGCGTGGATGAGATATTGCAACGTGGAGGGAGAGCTGCGACCTTGGTGTGTGCGTCTCATGCCGAGCATTTACACATTTGTTCAAGAAGAATACTG GGACGTTGGCTTCCTCAAGTACTGGACTCCCAACCAGattcccctcttcctcctcgcagCCCCGATGCTCACGCTGCTTATAAAGTCTGGCACCGAGTTAATGGGCGAGTCGAACCTAAGTCTCAGAGCTATAGACTCGCAGGGCCGAGTTCTAGTTCGCACGCTAGCGGGCATGCAGACACTACTCGCGGTCCTAGCCATCACCAACTACCACGTCCAGATCATCAGCCGTCTATCTTCCGGCTACCCAGCATGGTACTGGTGGGTAGCTTCATGCCTTATGGACAAAAAGAGATCAAGTCTGGGCTATGGTATTGTTgtcttcatcaccatctaCGCTGCGATCCAGGGGGGTTTGTTTGCGTCGTTTCTGCCTCCTGCTTAG